A single Nicotiana tabacum cultivar K326 chromosome 5, ASM71507v2, whole genome shotgun sequence DNA region contains:
- the LOC107766999 gene encoding uncharacterized protein LOC107766999, whose amino-acid sequence MSITTRSGKILQGENELVVEVEDSKQEIETHVEVPIVVEAEKFPEEVKIQEVSQEEVKEKMKETPKNLAPIPGPHPPFPQRLDRKVDDIKLEKFYDILKQLSKEDPRAFTIPCTIGLHNFAIALCDNGASINLTPLAIYRQAGIGIPMPTSIRFQMVDRSIKRPVGIVDDVLVKVGKFLLPADFVILDCAVDKEIPIILGRPSSATGRALMDSKRNEIKFRVNDKEVTF is encoded by the exons ATGTCAATCACAACTCGGAGTGGGAAAATACTTCAAGGAGAAAATGAACTAGTGGTCGAAGTGGAAGATTCTAAACAAGAAATTGAGACACATGTTGAGGTGCCAATTGTCGTTGAAGCTGAAAAATTCCCAGAAGAAGTGAAAATTCAAGAAGTGAGCCAGGAAGAGGTTAAGGAAAAGATGAAAGAGACACCAAAAAATCTAGCACCAATTCCTGGACCTCATCCTCCTTTTCCTCAAAGACTTGATAGGAAGGTTGATGATATCAAACTTGAGAAGTTCTATGACATTCTCAAGCAATTATCG aaagaagaccCGAGAGCTTTTaccattccatgcactattgggttGCACAATTTTGCAATAGCTCTTTGTGATAACGGGGCTAGCATCAACTTGACCCCTCTTGCTATTTACAGGCAAGCAGGGATAGGTATTCCAATGCCTACAAGTATAAGGTTTCAAATGGTTGATCGTTCAATAAAGAGACCGGTGGGTAttgttgatgatgttcttgtgaaAGTGGGGAAGTTCCTCCTTCCCGCCgactttgtgatccttgattgTGCTGTTGACAAAGAAATCcctatcattttggggagaccCTCCAGTGCTACCGGAAGAGCACTTATGGATTCGAAACGAAATGAGATCAAGTTCCGAGTGAATGACAAAGAGGTTACCTTTTAA